The Pseudomonas asiatica sequence CGAAACCCCAGTGTTCAAACTGGTCCTGTTCGGGCCAGAAAGCAGCCTGGGCAATGCCCTGATGGTAGAGCTGCTGTCGCGCCAGCACGAAGTCACCGCCGTGGTCGACGACCTTAATCGCCATGCGCCGCGCCCCGGCCTGCATTTCAAGATAGGCGGGCTGGGCAATGCCGACCAGGCGGAGCAGGGCGCGGCAGGCGGGTCGGCAGTAATTGCCCTGTTGTCGACGCTGGCGCCGGGCGATCTGCCCAGGCAAGCCCGCATGAGCGAGGCGCTGGTGGCGGGGCTTAAGCGTACGACTATACGCCGGCTGTTGCTGGTGGGCGATTTCGATGTGCTGGATAAGCCGGGCAATTACAGCGAGGCGGAGCGGGAGTGTGTGGACCAGGTGGTGGACGGGTTACAGCGCAGTGCCTTGCACTGGACGCTGATCAATGCCCCGCAGGAACTGGCCGGGTTGGGGATGGAGCATTTTCGCAGCACTGAAGGTACGCTGGAGCCGGGGTTGGCCGAGCCGTTGCGGCACCTGGCCAGGGTCGCGGCAGGGATGGTGGATATGCTGGAGCTGGATTTGCACCGGGGCGAGCATCTGAACTTCGTGGTCTAGATTGCCGGGGCTGCTGCGCAGCCCATCGCGACACAAGGCCGCTCCTACACGGGCCGGCGTGCGCAGTACCTTTGTAGGAGCGGCCTTGTGTCGCGATGGGCCGCAAAGCGGCCCCAAATCTCAAAGGCTACGCTCTTGCTCCAGCCAATCCACAAACCGCTCGATCAAAGCCCCACGCCGCTTGCGTGGTGGTAGCACTGCGTAATACCCGCGCGCCGAGCGCAAACTCCCCTCCAACGGCCGGCATAGCAACCCTTGCTCCACCAGCCCATCCACCAGGTGCCCCCAGCCAATCGCCACCCCTTGCCCGGCAATCGCCGCCTGGATCAGCAACGTATAGTTATCAAACCTCAACTGCCCGGCCGGTGGCGGGCTGGCCACACCAAACCCGCGAAACACCCCTGCCCAATCAAACCAGCGGCTAGCCTGCTCTCCCTTCAAGTGCAGCAAGGGCAATCGTTGCAAAGCCAC is a genomic window containing:
- a CDS encoding NAD(P)-dependent oxidoreductase, whose protein sequence is MKNAETPVFKLVLFGPESSLGNALMVELLSRQHEVTAVVDDLNRHAPRPGLHFKIGGLGNADQAEQGAAGGSAVIALLSTLAPGDLPRQARMSEALVAGLKRTTIRRLLLVGDFDVLDKPGNYSEAERECVDQVVDGLQRSALHWTLINAPQELAGLGMEHFRSTEGTLEPGLAEPLRHLARVAAGMVDMLELDLHRGEHLNFVV